Proteins co-encoded in one Gehongia tenuis genomic window:
- a CDS encoding M15 family metallopeptidase translates to MRKYGLVNLRDLGEDFIFEIRYASPHNFSGRPVYPLDVPVLREETAAKLVLIHRRAKAAGCRIKIFDAYRPMSYHRLLYEAAPDKSFWADPARGSKHSRGAAVDATLTDLLGRELAMPSYFDEFSPRAARKGPCDPGIMENLDLLTGLMTGGGFRTISTEWWHFDDSDWENYPLSDYDLKEFM, encoded by the coding sequence ATGAGAAAATATGGTTTGGTGAATCTACGGGATCTGGGGGAGGATTTCATCTTTGAAATCCGGTATGCTTCGCCCCACAACTTCTCCGGGCGGCCGGTGTACCCGCTGGACGTGCCCGTGCTGCGGGAGGAGACGGCGGCAAAGCTGGTCCTGATCCACCGGCGGGCGAAGGCGGCGGGCTGCCGCATCAAGATCTTTGACGCCTACCGGCCCATGAGCTACCACCGCCTGCTTTACGAGGCGGCGCCGGACAAGAGCTTCTGGGCGGACCCGGCCCGGGGCTCCAAGCACAGCCGGGGTGCGGCGGTGGACGCGACGCTCACCGATCTTCTGGGCCGGGAGCTGGCCATGCCCTCCTATTTCGACGAGTTTTCCCCCCGGGCGGCGCGGAAAGGGCCGTGTGATCCCGGGATTATGGAAAACCTCGACCTGCTCACCGGTCTCATGACCGGGGGCGGATTTCGCACCATATCCACTGAATGGTGGCATTTTGACGACAGCGATTGGGAAAACTATCCGCTCAGCGATTACGACTTAAAGGAGTTTATGTAA